The Burkholderia mallei ATCC 23344 genome has a window encoding:
- a CDS encoding phosphonate degradation HD-domain oxygenase: protein MALTLDDIRMLFDRHGDIAYSGEPVTQREHALQSAQLAEQAGANDALIAAALLHDLGHLLNRRGETPTAHGIDDLHQYCVLPFLRPLFPDAVLEPIRLHVDAKRCLCAIDASYYARLSADSVRSLHLQGGVFSDAEAEAFLKRPYAPDAIRVRRWDDLAKMAGKPTPGLDHYMRAVARAAIAK from the coding sequence ATGGCGCTGACCCTCGACGACATCCGCATGCTGTTCGACCGCCACGGCGACATCGCGTACAGCGGCGAGCCGGTGACGCAGCGCGAGCATGCGCTGCAAAGCGCACAGCTTGCCGAACAGGCGGGCGCGAACGACGCGCTGATCGCGGCGGCGCTGCTGCACGATCTGGGCCACCTGCTGAACCGCCGGGGCGAGACGCCGACCGCGCACGGCATCGACGACCTGCATCAGTATTGCGTGCTGCCGTTCCTGCGGCCGCTGTTTCCCGACGCGGTGCTGGAGCCGATCCGGCTGCACGTCGATGCGAAGCGCTGCCTGTGCGCGATCGACGCGTCGTATTACGCGCGCCTGTCCGCGGACTCGGTGCGTAGCCTGCATCTGCAGGGCGGCGTTTTCTCGGACGCCGAAGCCGAGGCGTTCCTGAAGCGTCCTTATGCGCCGGACGCGATCCGCGTGCGGCGCTGGGACGATCTCGCGAAGATGGCCGGCAAGCCGACGCCGGGTCTGGATCACTATATGCGCGCGGTCGCGCGCGCGGCGATCGCGAAGTAA